The Trichosurus vulpecula isolate mTriVul1 chromosome 9, mTriVul1.pri, whole genome shotgun sequence region GACCGGAAAGGGGAGCGCCTTGGAGCAGAGAGATCATTGGAACGACCTAGGAAAGGAGCCAAATGAGGATGGAGGGCGCGTTGGGGGGCAGCGCTGGAAGAGGCTGTAGGCGAGGGTCCGGAGGGACGAGGGGAGGGGTTTGTCCGGACCAGCCAGAGCAAAGGGGGGCAGGGTCGGAGGGCGCAGTCAAGTAGGAGAGCGCCCTTCCGAGGCGGGGAGAGGCGCGGCCGGAAGCACGTTCTCGCTAGGAGCGTTTTCCGGTGGCTTCAGGGAGTCTCCGAGgcaaccacttttttttttttaccaatctgGGCTCGGCCCCTCGCGCGAAGCCCACTGGGGGATGTAGTCCTCGCCGCAAAGGCCACAATGCTCCGCGGTGGATGCGGCGGGGCTTCGATCCGGAGGAGCCGAGCGCTGCCCGGTGCCCCAGCAAGCCCagggctccggctccggctccggctcccgCAGCCCTCGGAGGCTTCCCTCTTCATGGGGCTGGGACGGTGGCGCGGGATGCGGTTCCTGTTCCTGGTCCTGGTCGCCCTGGCTTGTCCCGAGAGCGGGACCCCTGGCAGCGGAGGCTGGTGAGCATACGGAGGGGCGGGCGGGATGGTCCGGGAGCGCTGTGGAGGCGAGgcgaggggagaggggagaggcgcCCCGGGCGGGTCCGCGTCTGCTCAGACCCCACCCGCCGGCTGCTCCCGTCTTAGCTTCCTGCATCCCAAGGAGGAAGCTGGCGCCTCACCATGGCCCCTCTTCCCACCGCCTCCACCTTGTCCTGCTCACAGGGGGACAGTGAAGAGGGAAATCACTGAACGACCGAATAGGTGACGTTAGGGTTGGGGGCTCCTGAAATGCCCCTTGGATTGGTCAGCCGAGAGGAGCCATTTACCGGGACCCTTAGAAAGTGAAATTGTTGAAATTCCCACCAAACCTGCCCCCGATCAGTCATCACTTCCGCCTGGGGCTCTTGCCTAGGCTTGGAGGTAGAGCAGTAAGGAACGGAGTGCTGAAATGCCAGAAGATTAAAGGGACAGACCAAGGACTCAAGGTGTGGTAGCCCATCAGATACGTGGCTGAGGCAAGAGCCCAACAACCCTCACCTCATACTTGGGCTGTGTGGCAAACAAGatcatgggggaggggcaggtacGAGCCACCTTAGACCCCCTCATCGCTCTCTTaccactcaccccacccccatccagggAGCTGAGTGGGCACCTGGCCCTGGAAGAAGAGGAGCAGTGTACTGTGGATCGAAGAGCAAACCTGACTTATGCAGAGTTCGTCCACCAGTAcgtaggggaaggagggaaggtttGGGTCCTTTCCTTGGTCATTGTGGGTGACGTGGGAGTTCAGAAGTGGTGTGGGAGTGGCCCCTAAGCACAAACCTCACACAGCTGGCAGTGCCTGGAGCAGAGGACCCCCCAAAGGTTATACCTGGCAGGAAGGGGGACTCAATATGGGCAGGAACTGCCCATGACCTTCCTCCTTGCTTCATAGATATGCCTTCTCTAAACCTGTCATTCTACAGAGACTCACCAACAACACAGTAAGTATCTAGCCCATACCCAATACCCTGCTTAATCCTAATTCCACCAAAGACTATGTGAGAGGCTGGGGGACACACCTATTTTAAGCCAGAgggcccttcccttctctccagctGTTCCAGGACCTATGCTCCAGAGAGAAGCTACTGGCAGAGTTTGGGGACTTCAGGATCAGGCTGAGTACAGCTAACACATATTCTTATCAGAAAGGTAAGCCCAAAGGTGCCTAACACCACTTTTGTGCAACCTCCAGCAAGATTGTCCTGACTTCCAGCCTGTTCCTTTTCCCACAGTAGACCTCTCATTCCAAGACTATGTCGAACAGCTGCTAGAGCCTCAAGACCCAAACTCCCTAGGGAATGGTGAGTTGAGTTCCCATTCTCAAGGGCCAATGAAGCTAGAGACCTTGAGCCATGCTGAGGACGTGTCAGGACCATGGACAGGGCAGTAAAGGGCTGCAATACTGGAACACCATTAGGTTCTGTTTCCTCCCACCAGACACACTCTACTTCTTTGGGGACAATAACTTCACTGAGTGGGGCGGCCTATTCCAACACTACTCTCCACCTCCCTTTGGTCTCTGGGGCACTACTGCAGCCTACAGCTTTGGAATTGCAGGTCAGTATTACCCTAAAGGGCAGGGAGCTGCTGGGAGTCCAGGTCTGTTGGTaaatcttccctcccccaccaacaGGTGCTGGCTCTGGAGTACCCTTCCACTGGCACGGGCCAGGCTTTTCTGAGGTGATCTTTGGACGAAAGGTGAGGCAGACGAGTCTCCCTAGATCTTGGAAGGGGGCCTCGGTAAGCCAATTCTGACCaagtcctccttccccatccccaacagCGCTGGTTCCTGTATCCTCCAGAGAAGAGGCCTGATTTTCACCCCAACAAAACCACCTTGGCCTGGCTACGGGACACATATCCAGCACTCCCCATCACTGAACGGCCCCTACAGTGTACTGTCCAGGCTGGTGAGGTCAGAGGGGTTCACTTTATTGGGTGCgtgggaagaagaaaaggccTATTCTAAGTTTCATGCCATTTCCAGGTGCTGTACTTCCCTGACCGTTGGTGGCATGCCACCCTGAACTTGGACACCAGTGTCTTCATCTCCACATTTCTGGGCTAGAGGCAACAGCATCCTCCAGGGTGAGGCCAACCTACTGccaccttctgactccaagtgctGTTAATTTATTGCTACAATTTCCCTACAATGAAGCAATGGTGCTGGCTCTGCTGTCTTGTGTCTCTGTGCCAGCCACTTTCTGCCCTCTTGCTTAGGGCTGGAAGACAAATCAGCATgaagtgagggagaagaggaaaggtaaACATATGTCCCATGGGATTTCagaccaagagaaagaaatctgTCCAGAAGGTGTCAAGTGAGAGAAGAAGGCTGTAGGCCTTTGTCTCTTCTTTGCCGGGCTCACACCAGCTCAAAGGTATATTGCTCACAGATTTTATTACCCTCTATAGAGCTTCTTTCAGTCCATTCCTACTCTAGCCCTGTCAGACAGCGCAGAACAGGGTAAGAGGGGCTGGGGAGAGCCCTCCCCCAGGGCCAGGGTCATGGCTCAGAACAGGTAATGGCTGTTAAACGAGAAAGGAGGGAGTGAACACAAATTATATACatggggaaagagagatggaaggtAGGTGCTAGAAAACTATGCCAACCTCCACAGCAGGAACCTGGCTAGTGCCGGGATAAAGTCTTACCCTTTGGGAGGAAGACACCCTCTACAACTCCAGAAACCAGCAAGCCCCCAAAGCCTGGCCCAGGGTCCCCAAACCACAGCCAGTACAGAGATGGGAGGCTGGCTCAGTACCCAGCAGGCAGGTTAGGGTAAGAGACAGACCAGATGGACAGTAAGGCATGTGTTGGCCCTGGGGGACAGAGGGGCTCCAAGGAAAGAGGCTTCAGTAATCTTCTACCCAGCCATTCTCAGAAATGAAGGCATCAATCACTTCCTTCATAGCCAGGTTGGGGATGAGTTGCTCCTGGGTCAGGGGACTTCTGGTCACAGGGTCAAAGTGGCCCACTCgctggagacagagagaaaaacagctGCGCTGAGAAGCCACCGAGGCCCACAACTAGATACTGAGCAGGACTATTACCAATACCCAGGAAAGCCAGCCCTGCCATGCCCAGCACATTACCTGCAGATGCTCCTCAATATCTTTCCGGTCATATGTGATGCCACTGGGAGTGATGCATGGCTCCCGCATCAGTTCAAAACTGATCTTCCCACACAGATAGTCTGGGATGTCTCGCTTCTAtcacagaaggaaaagagagaagagctcAGGGGGCTGGGtagcctcctgactccaggtccctcAGCTCAGGCTGCTACCTCCTTGGGCAGTAAATATGGTCCCCTCCCCAATTAGGGTCAGGAGGCTAAAGGAAGCAGAGCACACGAGAAGGCAACCAAAGTGACAAAGGGCTAGGAGTCTGTCCTCACCTTTCTCTTCTCATCCACCTGGGAGAAAAGCTCATCCATATCTGCCAAGTACTTATCCTGAAAAGAAAATCACCTCCTTCACTGGGAGTCTTGCCCATAAACAGATGTACCCAGCCACCCCATGCCTTAAGCACTGGACCCACGATGACACTGGATTTaataagtagggaagagaaaGCACATGAGCCTTGAAATTTCCTTCTAGGGCCTGGGATCTGTTCCAAGTCAGTCCCCTGCCAAGATGCCCTACAGAGCCCAGGTAGGACTTTCATCCCATTGTCTTTGGGCCAGCTGCTAGTGGACCTCAAACTGGGCAGTACCATTCCCCTACTATGCTATCATCTCCCCCTCTTGCCATCAGGCCTAGATACATAGGGCAAGGATAGACTGGCAGGGCAGCCTCACGTGTTTGGCTTCGATGCTGGCCTGCTGGGCACGATTCCGGCTTTCATCTCCATTGTTTTCCTCTTGGCTCCGCTGACACTCCTCCAGCTCCCTGGGGAGGCCAAGGAAGTAATCCATCAACAAGcctttactgagcacctactttgTGTGTCCAGCCCTGTGCTCTGCTACGCTGCAGGAAATACAAGACAAAATGACAGGGTCCTCTAGTGGGGGAGCCAAGGTTGGCCCACACAAAATAACTAACCACTCTCCCGGGGGCCTTCCCCAGTCACTTGGAGCCACAGGCCTAATCCCCTTTCTCCAAACCCTTAAAGCATTTACTGTTTTTGCCACACCCCAGAACTCTTATCTCCCTAACTGCACCCTAAGCTTTACCCTGAAAGCAGAAACAGCCAGTCTCAAGTTCAAACTATACCCCTTGCAGCACCATGCCCAGGACTGATGCcaggggagaggggtgggaggtACTCACAAACGCCTGAAGGGATTCAACAGAAACTGCTTTGCCCTCTATTTTCCTCAATTGCTAACTTGTATGGTTCCTACTACGTCTGTATCTCATTCTACCTACATTTCATCTGGCctccacttctctgggccttcccTGACAGCTGCTGAAATCTGCTTCTGCCTTCATGATCTCCTCCCCAGTCATAAGTCATCTTTCCCCAAACTCTGCTTGGCCCTTCCCTTATATTACAGCTATTCTATATATTGTGCTTTGTTCCTCCTCTTAGACTGTGCTCCTTGACATTGAGAACTGTTTCTTACTTCGCTTCTGAAATAACTCCAGTGCTGAAAGGTATCATGGCAAGATGGGGCAGAGGGCCAGCCTTAGAGCAAGGAAGACCCAGGtttaagccctgcctctgatacatactagggATGTGAcaataagcaagtcacttaacaatgtAATGCCCCCAGGCAACTTGGGGGCTGTAAGTTATAGATAAGGTGTCCACCTGCATCTCTGAAGGAAGTCTTCTATGTTTATATCAGGTCCAGACCAATCTCCACCCCCTTCCCCGCCAACCTATACTGTTAACCACAGGCTCATGCACATGGCAGGCCCTTCCCACACACCCATATCCAGGGATTGATGCAGCCTAGGGGAAGGTCATGTCAGAATATTGCTTTGCCCTGATCCCTGCTTTTAAGGCTTGGGGTCCTAGGTATAGCCAGACCCTTCCTGACCagctcacctctctctctctgccatgaTGAGTTTGGTGAGGTAGGCGTGAAGTTCATTCTCCTGGTGAATACGCCGCTCCTCAATGCTGTTCCAACGCTTCTTCTTGGCAATGCGCAGCGCACTTGGGATGTCGTCCCCAAAGTTCAGCCGCTGCTCCTTGGCAAGATTGTAGGCTGTGGGAGAGGGTAGATGCTACTGAGCACAGAAAGACCTTGGATTCCAGGAGAGTGGGCCCTGGGAAGAGGGGCCTGGGACTCTTGTCAGAATCCTTATGGTCCAGTGGGGCCTGGCTCACCTCTCTGCAGGTTGGCAATGGCCTCGTCATAGTTCTCCATCTCCAACTGGCATTGGCCCAGGAAAAAGTGGGCCTTCACTGACTGGCTATCCAGCTCTAGTGCATGCTTGCAGTCAGCGAGTGCCTTGTCGTGCTGCTGCATCTTCAGGTAGCACAGCGCCCGGTTGGTGTAATAAACAGCCACGAGGGGATTTCGGGTCTGGGTGGGGGAAAGTGGGACAGCAGACCCTTAAAACCTGCTGAAATGCCCAGATTGGCCTCTGAATTCACATTTCCTGGTCAGCTACTTTCCAAGATGAGTCTCCCACTTCCCCTTAAAATCCACTCTAAAAATCCATGGAAGGTTGAGGTACTGCTGAGATTCCaatctaggttttctgactccctaGTTCATCACTCTGCTCCAACCTCAGGTTCTCGGGCATCACCTTTTACTCCGTTTTCAGCCAGCTTCAAGCTGTATCTGACCAGGAAAGGCAAATGCAATGTCCTCTTCTGAGGGTACTGGAATGTCTGCTTTGAGCCAATAATTGGACCTTAGTGGTGTCACCCCCACCGACCCACCAGTGGGGACCATGATGAATAAGCTGGGTGAACTAAGTATGTGTCAGTCTCCACCAAGCAGGGAAGCCCAGAAACAAGATTTGGGCAATGTACTGATTGTTATTGCCAAACAGGCAAGAGAGCCCAAGCTATCAGCTGCAGGAACAAGGTCACAAGAACTAAACTGAGAAAAAGGAGTTGACCAGTGTGACTATGTGTGAGCCTTGTGATACTGGCGGTGGTGAGAGGAAGGGAGTGGAGGAAGCCTGGTGTCTTTAGAGGCTGTGTCATATCTCTGTTCTCTGCCTCACCCCCCTCCACCTAGCTTCTCTTCCATGATCAGCTCAGAAAGAGTGGGGCCCTTGAAATAGGGAAGAGCAAAATGAGATGGGCCCCCTAAAGTCCCATAGTCCTACCCTGTTCTGTCCTGCCCAGTTGTCTGTAGGACAAAGATAATGGGGAGGAGAGATCCTGTCTAGGTGCAGGGAATGCAAAACTCAGTACCTGACTGGCTCATTCCCCTTCCTAGGCCCTTTCTTCCATCTCGGCCTTTGACATCAGGCAAGATGAAAACCTTTGGCTTTACTTATTTTACAGGAAAGGAGGATTGGTTCCTAGAGCTcaccacaggaaaaaaacaagGCTATCACTGGGCTGTCACCTGAGGGGCTCCCTCCTCCAAAACATTTACAGAGTCACCTGGGCAGGTATCCCTAGAAAACCACCCTTAGTCCTGGCTAGGTTTTTTTTAGATCTCCGGAGTGATATCCGGCAGTCTGCTCTCAAGTGAGGTCTCTACCCTTCTCAGCTCTTCAGGGACCTAAACTCAAGTTAACCTATGAGTCAACTGGGCCCTAAGCCATAGGCATTAAGCCACCTCCACAGTCCTGAAAAGCATGCTCAGGAAGCCAGGCAGGTAACAAGTACAAGATGCTACATTAAGCTAAATAGAGATAAACAGAAAGCCCCATCAGCTAAGTAGCTAAACAGCCTGAGTCACCAAATGTTTCACCTCACACATTCCTCTTTGAactcagaatcaggaaagactgaaGAGGCAATTttacattctttcattttatataggaaggcccagagaagtgatatGACTTGCATACAAATAGTAACAAAGCTGGGATATCAACTCAAGACTTCCTACTCCTGCTTCCTAACTAACCCATCCAACTGTCAGAATCACAAAGACATTTAGGAATCATTCCTTTGCTGAAGGGGCTTCTGAGACCAACCTTTCATTTGTCCTGTGACCACTGTCCTTCCACTTCTCCTAACCCCAAACACACAGAACTTTGGGATTCTTTTTTATCCCTAGACTATCCTCTCTAGATTCCTCTTCCACTTTGTCCTTTTCAGatcctcctttccccccttcctcaaCACCCTCATTCCCTACTCAGATGCTATCCACTGTTCTGGTCCACTGAAACCAACCACCTCAGCTGAAATTTGAGGCCTCTAACTCTGCAAGGTCCAATGGATTCAGGGGAAGTAGCCAGTCTGTCCCTAGAAATTATAAGACATGGcccctttctccatccctttaTCATTATGAGATCCAAAATGGCATGTTCTGGAAGCAAACTAGTTCAGAATCCCCAGGGACAGGAACTTTGCTCTCATATTTATTCTTCCACAGCCCCTAGAACAAAGCTCTGCAAATTAACAACtgcttttttttagcttttccagTACATAAGACACTGTTGTAAAAAGTAATTGCAAAAAGTAATTTAAAGTGTTCCTAGAAGGAAAAGACCAAGAAAAAGGGGTTCCTCTGCCCAATCCAGAACATTACATTTGTAATTACAATGTTTAAGAAAAGATTCGTGTTAACTCAGAAAAAATATTCACTCGCCCCACTCATCTCAACACCTTTGGGCAGCACTCCTTGGGCATTTTGGAACAAGACTTGCTGAGTTCAGCAAAGGCAATCTATCTCGAGACCCAGAAATGAATTACTGACTTGTGAGGATTTGCCCTAACCTCCTGCTCCAGCTGGAGACCAAAGAGAAACAAGACTTAGGGGATCCTTCAGGCTCATTATGGTTTCCTCTGATGAATGACCGCAAAGAAACCCTTGCTGAACACATAAGATTTACCCCCACGTCCGTCCAGCCCAGAGATCAGAAGCTTTGGGAGGAAAGGAGTTGGGGAGAagtgccttctcctctccccgcggctccccaccccccaatcctaGACTCTGGTGGGAGGGAGCAGTACTTGTTTGCAGCGGCGGGAAGCAATGGGCCCGGAGACCCTCCTTAACAACTCATTCGCCGTTTCATTCACCCGCGACAAAAGCATCGCTTTCTGAAGGGGCTTCGGAACTCGGCGGAGACCCCGTGACCTCggaccacccttcccccacccccccaagctTGGGCTCCCTTGGGCTCCCCTGGTCTCCCCGGGCCGCGCAGACCGTGCCCCCTCCCCGCTCCCAGGTTGGCGCCCTCCGCTGCCCCGCCCCCCAGCGCCGGACCTCCGCACTCACGATGGCTTTGCTGTAACAGGCCGCGGCCTCTGGGTACTTGCGGCCCACAAAGAGCCGGTTCCCCTGCTCCTTCAACTCCTGGGCACTGGGGCTCTTCTCGGGGCTGCCCGTGCCGCCGCCCCCCGAGCCCAAGCgggccccgccgccgccgccgcccccgccctccttctct contains the following coding sequences:
- the JMJD8 gene encoding jmjC domain-containing protein 8 isoform X1; this encodes MLRGGCGGASIRRSRALPGAPASPGLRLRLRLPQPSEASLFMGLGRWRGMRFLFLVLVALACPESGTPGSGGWELSGHLALEEEEQCTVDRRANLTYAEFVHQYAFSKPVILQRLTNNTLFQDLCSREKLLAEFGDFRIRLSTANTYSYQKVDLSFQDYVEQLLEPQDPNSLGNDTLYFFGDNNFTEWGGLFQHYSPPPFGLWGTTAAYSFGIAGAGSGVPFHWHGPGFSEVIFGRKRWFLYPPEKRPDFHPNKTTLAWLRDTYPALPITERPLQCTVQAGEVLYFPDRWWHATLNLDTSVFISTFLG
- the JMJD8 gene encoding jmjC domain-containing protein 8 isoform X2; this translates as MGEGQVRATLDPLIALLPLTPPPSRELSGHLALEEEEQCTVDRRANLTYAEFVHQYAFSKPVILQRLTNNTLFQDLCSREKLLAEFGDFRIRLSTANTYSYQKVDLSFQDYVEQLLEPQDPNSLGNDTLYFFGDNNFTEWGGLFQHYSPPPFGLWGTTAAYSFGIAGAGSGVPFHWHGPGFSEVIFGRKRWFLYPPEKRPDFHPNKTTLAWLRDTYPALPITERPLQCTVQAGEVLYFPDRWWHATLNLDTSVFISTFLG
- the STUB1 gene encoding E3 ubiquitin-protein ligase CHIP; this encodes MKGKEEKEGGGGGGGGARLGSGGGGTGSPEKSPSAQELKEQGNRLFVGRKYPEAAACYSKAITRNPLVAVYYTNRALCYLKMQQHDKALADCKHALELDSQSVKAHFFLGQCQLEMENYDEAIANLQRAYNLAKEQRLNFGDDIPSALRIAKKKRWNSIEERRIHQENELHAYLTKLIMAERERELEECQRSQEENNGDESRNRAQQASIEAKHDKYLADMDELFSQVDEKRKKRDIPDYLCGKISFELMREPCITPSGITYDRKDIEEHLQRVGHFDPVTRSPLTQEQLIPNLAMKEVIDAFISENGWVEDY